The sequence GATCACTTCGTCAGTTCTGTTCAACGCAAAACGGATATTCCGGAAACGTTGATAGAGAATTATCCTTCCTTACGGGTTGATGGAGAACAAAAATGACGCGTTGTTCCGCAATCACCAATCCACTCTCTGTCTGGCATGCTGCCCCGGGTCACCCGGAATGCCAGGCACGGCTTGATGCAGTTATGTCTGTTCTCCCTCCCTCTCTCCCCCTCTATTCCGCACCTCCTGCCCCCCTCGAGGATGTGGAACGAATACATGACCCTTATTTTCTCCGGTGGCTTGCAATGCAGTGTGAAACCACCCCCTCGGTATACTATCTCGATCGGGATACCTATATTACTCCCCGTTCATTCGATGTGGCTCTCCATGCAGCAGGTGCCGCGATTGCAGCAGCGCAAAGGGCAATGAATGGCGAACACTGTCTTTCGCTCACCCGTCCCCCGGGCCACCATGCGGAACGCGATCGTACCATGGGGTTCTGCCTGCTCAACAATGCCGCAATTGCTGCAAAGCACGCACTGGGGAGTGTTGACCGGGTTGCGATCATTGACTGGGATGTCCACCACGGGAACGGCACGCAGCAAGCATTTTACCACAGCGACCGGGTGCTCTACTGCTCCGTCCACCAGAGAGGAATGTTCCCCTATTCCGGGGATGTCAGTGAGTCGGGAACAGGAGCTGGTGCAGGGTATACCATCAACGCGCCGCTCGCTGCAGGTGCCGGTATCGGGGATTATCAAGAGGTCTTTTCCGGGATCTTCTGCCCGGCACTCCGGCGTTTCCGCCCGGATCTGGTCATCATTTCAGCCGGGCAGGATCTTCTTTTTGACGATCCGCTGGGCTGGATGCGGATCCGGCCCGGGGATTGTGCAATCCTGACCCGGCTTATAATGGATGCTGCGGAAGGATCGATGGCATTTGTCCTCGAAGGGGGGTATGGCCCGTCCCACGGTGAGGCAGTCCGGCAGATCCTTTCCGCACTTACCCGGGAGCGGGATATTCCGGTACCCGGCAAAATTTCCGTATCACAAGAAACGCGGGCAGTAGTCTCGCAGCTCAAAAAAATTCACGGGTTACCCTGAAGGTCAGGCCGTGGGCAGGATATCGATCTCCATCTCGCTGATCTCCTGGTACACTTTTTTCATCTTGAGTATCGGCCAGAGCTCGTAAAGAAGCACGGTGACCGGTTCCCACATGGCAGCCCACCCGATGATCAGGAGTGCGTCGGCAAAGATCTGTGCTGCCAGTT comes from Methanomicrobiales archaeon HGW-Methanomicrobiales-1 and encodes:
- a CDS encoding histone deacetylase yields the protein MTRCSAITNPLSVWHAAPGHPECQARLDAVMSVLPPSLPLYSAPPAPLEDVERIHDPYFLRWLAMQCETTPSVYYLDRDTYITPRSFDVALHAAGAAIAAAQRAMNGEHCLSLTRPPGHHAERDRTMGFCLLNNAAIAAKHALGSVDRVAIIDWDVHHGNGTQQAFYHSDRVLYCSVHQRGMFPYSGDVSESGTGAGAGYTINAPLAAGAGIGDYQEVFSGIFCPALRRFRPDLVIISAGQDLLFDDPLGWMRIRPGDCAILTRLIMDAAEGSMAFVLEGGYGPSHGEAVRQILSALTRERDIPVPGKISVSQETRAVVSQLKKIHGLP